A region of the Ranitomeya imitator isolate aRanImi1 chromosome 5, aRanImi1.pri, whole genome shotgun sequence genome:
cgatgcggatggtacgctgttgtgactggtcgtgactggtcgtgactggtgggctacagcgtggtagatggaactcagtttgttcggcatgaccgcttcgttccaccgctgaagcgatgcggatggtacgctgttgtgactgcttatgaccggttgtgtctgttgcgctacagcgtggcagatggtacaatgtatggtcaccatgagcgctttgtgtggctgctgtagggaagcgggcggtacactgttttgggttatggtggactataggcgcggcagatggaagaagcgatggtaggcatgagcgctttgtgtggctgctgttgttaagcgtttggcacactggcaaaagtattgttaataggacgctttgtcaaccatgtaatttttttttttaattactttttagatgtcaaatcgtgtggagttcatccgggatttcatcgagatttatcagtcttttccctgcctctggaaaataaaatctcctgagtattgtaacagggaaaagaggagggagggttacttacagctcattgagctttacaatcgtcaggcaccagatgaggaagctaacgaagcagttattaaaaagaaaatccaggcgctccgcacggtctggaggaaggagctgaacaaggttcttcagactacaaggtccggagcttccactgatgaagtttatgtgccaaaactgtggtattttgagcatcttaattttctgagggaccaagaggtgccacgggcttcaacgtgtcttcgattgttggcacctgtggaaccaatagtttcggagaaccacgccgagcaggagtcacaagggcaacaagtaagtagctctttggacgaaagttcaccaatgtgtcctataattacataatttttctctgcattttaggttttatacttctgattatcacatcagtttaaagttgttacaaaaacatgtacacataagtaaccctgttgcAGTCAAGAATTATAAGGGGAacgtaatatgtatgaaatggagatatatgtaaaccataccatcgaagcaatatagaaaatagtatcgcgtcaagctgccgatgtactcttgttgagactatttagactattaaatattggtcaggttcccatagcagtcagaacagtgtagttcaaagtattcaataaaagggagggttaaagaatattactaagcatcaaatatattataatctttttgttacctactacgaatatatagtttggatgcggttatggtggtactactttttgttgccgggttcataactttttttttttttcccccccccaggatgacagtgcgcaggagagtacacttgactgttcacaggactgcacaacaacagatctagtggaggctgcacctgccaggagtcaatcgaggcaagttcaaagaaaacggaaagccacctcagacgcctcaaatgaactattgagcctggcaaagaaggtgttgacaagaaatgttagccctgcgttagaggggtttggacactatgtggttgacaaactggcaaaaatggacgacaaccaaagaatactagcagagcgtctgattctggaagcagtaaacaagggtactgatggcgatttggacaagaacacttgtttggtctcttcccggccaatacagcggacagagccatcaaatttcaatggttggtcacagggtcagacatcgatgcgacacaatcctcacgtttcccacttcggccagccaccccctaataactcctacacaccaataccttttcatatggcttcgcccatcaggcaccaaaattttcagccggaacaatcgtcgtatcataatttgtgatttcctaactacttttacatcccttttttttttttgtcttgttaaaataatgtttgaaataaaagcttttattatacattctatcactactttttcattggtgtgtctcaatcacagcactgtatgagggaacaaattaacgtaacaaattcatgtacagttaactaaaaaaaaaaaatcgaatgaaagtttaactaaatcttttaattggaacaacaaaaaatggattattggcccgcctacaactgctggcacatgtcccgcagcttctgcagctcctccattgccacattgtgctgctcctgaatatgtgccatagtgtggagtaacttgtctatgccggcttcaatatcctctttgttgacagtgacgagagctgtgggtcaaaaaacataacattaataacactgtagtctcccgatgtgtctttgcttctgtgactgaaaaaaaataaaaaaaataagcaaaggggggggggggggggggtggagggtggttgtttgggttgggggtgaaagagtgggcctgcaacaaaatccAAACAAActaaattgtgggaacctactagaatgttgaggcacggagggcacttctggatctgagtcgctgttgaatgcctcgtgctgtcggcggcggcgctgtctctttgcctctgtgaaggaaaaaaaaaaaacaaggtctgtcagcatatatggcaacagtggctgccgggggaggggggggtgttaagaggggacctgcaacttaatccaaatcacattaattgtgggaacctactaggatctggaggagttgacccggagggctccgggacattggaccctgagggcacagagccagaagaggctgggcgggatgcctcgtggcggcggcggtgctgtgtctttgcctctgtgaagaaaaaaaaaaaaaaaaaaatttttgaaaaaggtctgttagcatatatggccacactggctgccgggggggggaaggggaccagaaacaaaatccaaataacatttttgtgggaacctactaggatctggaggagttgacccggagggctccgggacattggaccctgagggcacagagccagaagaggctgggcgggatgcctcgtggcggcggcggtgctgtgtctttgcctctgtgaagaaaaaaaaaaaaaaaaattttttgaaaaaggtctgttagcatatatggccacactggctgccgggggggggaaggggaccagaaacaaaatccaaataacatttttgtgggaacctactaggatctggaggagttgacccggagggctccgggacattggaccctgagggcacagagccagaagaggctgggcgggatgcctcgtggcggcggcggtgctgtgtctttgcctctgtgaagaaaaaaaaaaaaaaaaaattttttgaaaaaggtctgttagcatatatggccacactggctgccgggggggggaaggggaccagaaacaaaatccaaataacatttttgtgggaacctactaggatctggaggagttgacccggagggctccgggacattggaccctgagggcacagagccagaagaggctgggcgggatgcctcgtggcggcggcggtgctgtgtctttgcctctgtgaagaaaaaaaaaaaaaaaaaattttttgaaaaaggtctgttagcatatatggccacactggctgccgggggggggaaggggaccagaaacaaaatccaaataacatttttgtgggaacctactaggatctggaggagttgacccggagggctccgggacattggaccctgagggcacagagccagaagaggctgggcgggatgcctcgtggcggcggcggtgctgtgtttttgcctctgtgaagaaaaaaaaaaaaaaaaaaaaaatttttgaaaaaggtctgttagcatatatggccacactggctgccgggggggggaaggggaccagaaacaaaatccaaataacatttttgtgggaacctactaggatctggaggagttgacccggagggcacagagccagaagaggctgggcgggatgcctcgtggcggcggtggtgctgtgtctttgcctctgtgaaggaaaaaaaaaaaaa
Encoded here:
- the LOC138638256 gene encoding uncharacterized protein is translated as MSNRVEFIRDFIEIYQSFPCLWKIKSPEYCNREKRREGYLQLIELYNRQAPDEEANEAVIKKKIQALRTVWRKELNKVLQTTRSGASTDEVYVPKLWYFEHLNFLRDQEVPRASTCLRLLAPVEPIVSENHAEQESQGQQDDSAQESTLDCSQDCTTTDLVEAAPARSQSRQVQRKRKATSDASNELLSLAKKVLTRNVSPALEGFGHYVVDKLAKMDDNQRILAERLILEAVNKGTDGDLDKNTCLVSSRPIQRTEPSNFNGWSQGQTSMRHNPHVSHFGQPPPNNSYTPIPFHMASPIRHQNFQPEQSSYHNL